CAGTCCAGAGGATACCGTCCCCATTTGAAAACAGCATCACTGATTGCTGAAAGCGTTTCCTCCTTCACCTGAAGAGGAATCTCGCCGTGGGAATCTGCCAGTATAAAACCCCCGCCAATCCCTGCCCTTCTGATCAGTTGCTTTACTTTTAATTCGGCTTCATCTCTGGTCCACCTGCGCATCGAGATTCCATTGAGATTTCCCACTACAGCTATTTTCCCTCTGGTTGCCTCCTTTATTTTCCTTATATCATCTTCACTGCCGACCCCCACGGCTTTTGTTCCTGTCAGAGAAACCCTGTCCAGAATAGAGAGACAGCGCCCTGATGAAAAATGGGTGCAGACAGGTCCCTTGATACGGGAAATGGTACGCCGGGCTACCTCAAACCCGGTACGGAGATAAAGCTCCCCTGGGATAATCGTCGTTGATGACACCGGATCGAAATAACAGATCGCAGTCGCACCTGCATTCAACTGAGCATTAGCCCATGCAACGCAGAATTCTTCATTGACACGCATCAATCCGGTAAACATCTCGAGGTTTTCATAAATCAACTCCAGATACCTTCCAAACCCCATCTGCATTACCGGAAGAGAAAACGGGGACATCACAACCCCAAGAATGGGTACCTCATCGCCGGCTTCTGCTTTGAGGATTTCTATTGATTTGAGCACTCTGGTAAGGGAATGCTGCTGTGAGATCACCGGAACCGCCAGATCGTTAATCTGCCCGGGGTCCCTGATAAAAGGCTCTCCCGCATTTGCCGGTCCGTTTTCTCTGAAGATAACCTTCCCTCCCCAAGCCTCAAATTCTATTGCCGAGTAATAAAAAGCGTATAGACAGTCGTGATGGAACCTGTTTCTCATGCGTAATTGTGCTTCAGCGACATTTTCCGCCCGCGAATAGTATTCCCTTATGGGCAAGCCCAATTCCCTGGCGCCATGCAGTGACAGCAATAACAGCAGTGGAATACGGTCAGGTTCCTGAAGCTCTATTGCGGAAGTGAACCTTTGCATCGATGTCATTTCGGGTTTCATAAATCTGATCTCAACTGGATTCAGCTAAAAATTGTAAAACAATATCTATGGCATCTGATGCGGTCCGCCCCCCCATA
The DNA window shown above is from Fibrobacter sp. and carries:
- a CDS encoding methylcobamide--CoM methyltransferase MtbA is translated as MKPEMTSMQRFTSAIELQEPDRIPLLLLLSLHGARELGLPIREYYSRAENVAEAQLRMRNRFHHDCLYAFYYSAIEFEAWGGKVIFRENGPANAGEPFIRDPGQINDLAVPVISQQHSLTRVLKSIEILKAEAGDEVPILGVVMSPFSLPVMQMGFGRYLELIYENLEMFTGLMRVNEEFCVAWANAQLNAGATAICYFDPVSSTTIIPGELYLRTGFEVARRTISRIKGPVCTHFSSGRCLSILDRVSLTGTKAVGVGSEDDIRKIKEATRGKIAVVGNLNGISMRRWTRDEAELKVKQLIRRAGIGGGFILADSHGEIPLQVKEETLSAISDAVFKWGRYPLDWI